Proteins encoded in a region of the Benincasa hispida cultivar B227 chromosome 2, ASM972705v1, whole genome shotgun sequence genome:
- the LOC120072325 gene encoding choline monooxygenase, chloroplastic: MATLTKHIHTHFFQPPSISFNLHSCNHRSPSRISAALSFRNSDSHFIEAQKLVDEFDPEIPLEKAVTPPSSWYIDPSFYALELDRVFYRGWQAVGYVEQLKDPHDFFTGRLGNVEYVVCKDNNRKVRAFHNVCRHHASLLASGCGKRSCFVCPYHGWTYGLDGVLLKATRINGIQNFDENNFGLIPLPVATWGPFVLLNLDGKLSSELDVDEDKVPGEWLGSCADLLSLNGVDASLSYVCRREYTIECNWKVFCDNYLDGGYHVPYAHKGLASNLKLDSYSTEIFETVSIQSCKGGGEAKGNDYGRLGPEALYAFIYPNFMINRYGPWMDTNLVLPLGARKCLVVFDYFLEASFKNDGPFIQRSLEDSESVQKEDIILCEGVQKGLESPAYKFGRYAPSVENAMHHFHRLLHLNLTK; this comes from the exons ATGGCAACGTTGACGAAGCATATCCATACTCACTTCTTCCAACCTCCTTCCATTTCCTTCAATTTGCATTCCTGCAATCATCGTTCTCCCTCACGAATCTCGGCGGCTTTATCCTTTCGAAACTCTGATTCTCACTTTATTGAAGCTCAGAAACTCGTTGATGAATTCGACCCTGAAATTCCCTTGGAGAAGGCCGTCACTCCACCCAGCTCTTGGTATATAGACCCTTCATTTTATGCTCTCGAGCTCGATCGTGTCTTCTACAGAGGATGGCAGGCTGTAG GATATGTTGAACAGTTAAAAGATCCCCATGACTTTTTCACAGGCAG GTTGGGAAATGTAGAGTATGTGGTATGCAAAGATAATAACAGGAAGGTTCGTGCATTTCACAACGTTTGTCGTCATCATGCCTCACTTCTCGCATCTGGATGTGGGAAGAGGTCATGCTTTGTATGCCCATATCAT GGATGGACATATGGGTTGGATGGAGTATTGCTTAAGGCGACTAGAATAAATGGGATACAGAACTTTGATGAAAAT AATTTTGGGCTCATACCATTACCAGTAGCTACATGGGGGCCTTTCGTTCTTCTCAATCTGGATGGAAAATTATCATCTGAGCTCGATGTCGATGAAGATAAAGTGCCAGGTGAATGGCTTGGAAGCTGTGCAGATTTGCTGAGTTTAAATGGGGTTGATGCTTCCTTAAGTTATGTCTGTCGACGTGAATACACTATCGAATGTAACTGGAAG gtttTTTGTGACAATTACTTAGATGGAGGATATCACGTCCCCTATGCACATAAAGGGCTTGCGTCTAATCTCAAGCTTGACTCTTATTCTACAGAA ATATTTGAAACTGTTAGCATTCAAAGTTGTAAGGGTGGGGGAGAAGCAAAAGGCAATGATTATGGTCGACTTGGACCAGAAGCACTATATGCTTTCATATACCCAAATTTCATGATAAATAG GTATGGACCTTGGATGGACACTAATCTAGTACTCCCACTTGGAGCTCGAAAATGTCTTGTAGTTTTCGATTATTTTCTTGAAGCTTCTTTTAAG AATGACGGCCCTTTTATACAACGAAGTTTAGAAGACAGTGAAAGTGTACAG AAGGAAGACATTATTCTGTGTGAAGGTGTTCAAAAGGGTCTTGAGTCGCCAGCTTACAAGTTTGGCCGGTATGCTCCTTCGGTCGAGAATGCCATGCACCATTTCCATCGTCTTCTTCATCTTAACctcacaaaataa